The following are from one region of the Magallana gigas chromosome 4, xbMagGiga1.1, whole genome shotgun sequence genome:
- the LOC105346477 gene encoding uncharacterized protein isoform X6 — protein MAQQKEEKMRQLQPSVFTTASSRQPAPPSTTHPNTSGSHLTGRQASIRRSPRTKHFISQGFENRAFSETSNSTDMVESKVSYAIMSDTTVGGKSSIRMHNLQRGELNGSVRRDRSAPDKGLSDDARSSVKFDLRSDSKMGKINAPKSGKARNVHSTASFPSKTTSVQSSQNKENKPQTVSKPSENTVPKPKKSTTEGKNYFREYVNKGYDDDFNRSASLRKSKNRETSSSSHNSSNSYRHMNERHRDTRDVPDKAGRSRSRSESRRENERYRESESDDYYREQQRRSQSVDRSRRRSESRSRRRDDYYDDWESDSDYHSRDERGRSRSVERRSSRGPDRRPSSRHRTRDDYRNHYRSDDSFIRGSRRSDNRSGYKSDNRYDTRGSYRRDKRDGYRSDNRYDHREGYRSDNRQDHRDRMGSVRDRDRRTRTASRDRSDSYRSRATSSSRYDRY, from the coding sequence CGTCGTCAAGACAACCAGCCCCACCCAGTACGACCCATCCAAACACTTCTGGATCGCATCTAACCGGTCGACAAGCCAGTATCCGGCGAAGCCCTCGTACCAAACACTTCATTTCGCAAGGATTCGAAAACCGGGCGTTTAGTGAAACGAGCAATTCTACAGACATGGTTGAGAGCAAAGTTTCTTACGCCATAATGTCAGATACTACCGTTGGGGGTAAAAGTTCAATTAGAATGCATAATCTTCAGAGAGGTGAGCTAAATGGGAGTGTTCGGAGAGATAGGTCTGCCCCCGACAAAGGTCTCTCCGACGATGCGCGATCTAGTGTGAAATTTGATCTCCGCTCTGATTCCAAAATGGGGAAAATTAATGCTCCAAAGTCGGGAAAAGCTAGAAATGTTCATAGTACTGCTTCATTTCCTTCGAAGACAACATCGGTACAAAGCAGTcagaacaaagaaaataaaccgCAAACTGTTTCAAAACCTTCAGAAAACACAGTGCCTAAACCAAAGAAGTCAACAACAGAAGGGAAGAACTACTTCCGGGAATATGTAAACAAGGGGTATGACGACGATTTCAATCGCTCTGCGAGTTTACGTAAGTCAAAGAATCGAGAAACAAGTTCCTCTAGTCATAACTCTTCTAACAGTTATCGTCATATGAATGAGCGCCATAGAGACACCCGAGACGTTCCGGACAAAGCAGGCAGATCTCGGAGCAGATCAGAATCTCGTCGGGAGAACGAGAGGTACCGTGAATCCGAAAGCGATGATTATTACAGGGAACAGCAACGTCGAAGCCAAAGCGTCGACCGGTCTCGTCGTAGATCTGAAAGCAGGTCCCGGAGACGCGATGATTACTACGACGACTGGGAATCTGATAGCGATTATCATAGCCGGGACGAAAGGGGTCGTAGCAGGAGTGTGGAGCGTCGAAGTAGTCGTGGTCCAGATCGTAGACCTAGCAGTAGACATCGTACTCGTGACGATTATCGCAACCACTATCGCAGTGACGATTCTTTTATAAGAGGAAGCCGGCGTAGTGACAACAGAAGCGGCTATAAAAGTGACAACAGATACGACACCAGAGGAAGTTATCGTAGAGACAAACGAGACGGGTATCGGAGCGATAATCGATATGATCACCGCGAGGGATATAGGAGCGATAATCGACAAGATCATCGCGATAGAATGGGATCCGTAAGGGACAGGGACAGAAGAACTCGAACTGCATCACGTGACCGTAGCGACAGTTACCGATCACGAGCGACTTCCAGTAGTCGATACGACAGATATTAG
- the LOC105346477 gene encoding uncharacterized protein isoform X5, translating to MASFNINRICCLLLLVLVEWTVPQNASSRQPAPPSTTHPNTSGSHLTGRQASIRRSPRTKHFISQGFENRAFSETSNSTDMVESKVSYAIMSDTTVGGKSSIRMHNLQRGELNGSVRRDRSAPDKGLSDDARSSVKFDLRSDSKMGKINAPKSGKARNVHSTASFPSKTTSVQSSQNKENKPQTVSKPSENTVPKPKKSTTEGKNYFREYVNKGYDDDFNRSASLRKSKNRETSSSSHNSSNSYRHMNERHRDTRDVPDKAGRSRSRSESRRENERYRESESDDYYREQQRRSQSVDRSRRRSESRSRRRDDYYDDWESDSDYHSRDERGRSRSVERRSSRGPDRRPSSRHRTRDDYRNHYRSDDSFIRGSRRSDNRSGYKSDNRYDTRGSYRRDKRDGYRSDNRYDHREGYRSDNRQDHRDRMGSVRDRDRRTRTASRDRSDSYRSRATSSSRYDRY from the coding sequence CGTCGTCAAGACAACCAGCCCCACCCAGTACGACCCATCCAAACACTTCTGGATCGCATCTAACCGGTCGACAAGCCAGTATCCGGCGAAGCCCTCGTACCAAACACTTCATTTCGCAAGGATTCGAAAACCGGGCGTTTAGTGAAACGAGCAATTCTACAGACATGGTTGAGAGCAAAGTTTCTTACGCCATAATGTCAGATACTACCGTTGGGGGTAAAAGTTCAATTAGAATGCATAATCTTCAGAGAGGTGAGCTAAATGGGAGTGTTCGGAGAGATAGGTCTGCCCCCGACAAAGGTCTCTCCGACGATGCGCGATCTAGTGTGAAATTTGATCTCCGCTCTGATTCCAAAATGGGGAAAATTAATGCTCCAAAGTCGGGAAAAGCTAGAAATGTTCATAGTACTGCTTCATTTCCTTCGAAGACAACATCGGTACAAAGCAGTcagaacaaagaaaataaaccgCAAACTGTTTCAAAACCTTCAGAAAACACAGTGCCTAAACCAAAGAAGTCAACAACAGAAGGGAAGAACTACTTCCGGGAATATGTAAACAAGGGGTATGACGACGATTTCAATCGCTCTGCGAGTTTACGTAAGTCAAAGAATCGAGAAACAAGTTCCTCTAGTCATAACTCTTCTAACAGTTATCGTCATATGAATGAGCGCCATAGAGACACCCGAGACGTTCCGGACAAAGCAGGCAGATCTCGGAGCAGATCAGAATCTCGTCGGGAGAACGAGAGGTACCGTGAATCCGAAAGCGATGATTATTACAGGGAACAGCAACGTCGAAGCCAAAGCGTCGACCGGTCTCGTCGTAGATCTGAAAGCAGGTCCCGGAGACGCGATGATTACTACGACGACTGGGAATCTGATAGCGATTATCATAGCCGGGACGAAAGGGGTCGTAGCAGGAGTGTGGAGCGTCGAAGTAGTCGTGGTCCAGATCGTAGACCTAGCAGTAGACATCGTACTCGTGACGATTATCGCAACCACTATCGCAGTGACGATTCTTTTATAAGAGGAAGCCGGCGTAGTGACAACAGAAGCGGCTATAAAAGTGACAACAGATACGACACCAGAGGAAGTTATCGTAGAGACAAACGAGACGGGTATCGGAGCGATAATCGATATGATCACCGCGAGGGATATAGGAGCGATAATCGACAAGATCATCGCGATAGAATGGGATCCGTAAGGGACAGGGACAGAAGAACTCGAACTGCATCACGTGACCGTAGCGACAGTTACCGATCACGAGCGACTTCCAGTAGTCGATACGACAGATATTAG